In one Deltaproteobacteria bacterium genomic region, the following are encoded:
- a CDS encoding methylenetetrahydrofolate--tRNA-(uracil(54)-C(5))-methyltransferase (FADH(2)-oxidizing) TrmFO yields MENHSSPELTIIGGGLAGCEAAWQAAKRGVSVHLYEMRPTRFTPAHKTDRLAELVCSNSLRSGDVTNAVGLLKEEMRRGGSLIMDAADAHSVPAGSALAVDREKFAAHITDAVTGHSRIHVIRSEVTVIPGKGVTVLSTGPLTSDSMAEAIGRFSGSTHLHFYDAIAPILEAESIDRSIVFAASRYDKGGADYLNCPMNREEYDRFYEALMAGEKVPAEAFEEPKYFEGCMPIEVMAERGKETPLFGPMKPVGLVDPRTGKQPYAVIQLRKENREGTAYNMVGFQTKLKYPEQDRIFRMIPGLEKVEFLRYGSVHRNTFVDGPRVLTKSLQFKERPEVFLAGQITGVEGYVESTAMGWMAGLFAVEWLEGRPIPVPPPTTAHGALITHVTNVESTKFQPSNVNWSLFPALEEKVRARRLRREKLAARALKDWTAYLQEKVQ; encoded by the coding sequence ATGGAAAATCATTCTTCCCCTGAACTGACAATTATCGGCGGTGGCCTGGCCGGTTGCGAAGCGGCCTGGCAGGCGGCGAAGCGGGGTGTTTCGGTCCATCTCTACGAAATGCGTCCGACCCGTTTTACTCCCGCCCACAAGACGGACCGCCTGGCCGAACTGGTCTGCAGTAACTCCCTCCGATCCGGCGACGTCACCAATGCCGTCGGCCTCCTGAAAGAGGAAATGCGCCGGGGCGGCTCTCTCATCATGGACGCGGCGGACGCCCATTCCGTGCCGGCCGGATCGGCGCTGGCGGTGGACCGGGAGAAGTTTGCAGCCCATATTACGGATGCCGTGACCGGGCACTCCCGGATCCATGTGATTCGTTCCGAAGTGACGGTGATTCCCGGAAAAGGCGTGACGGTCCTTTCCACGGGTCCCCTCACCTCCGACAGCATGGCCGAGGCGATCGGTCGCTTCAGCGGTTCGACACACCTCCACTTTTATGATGCCATCGCCCCGATTCTGGAAGCGGAATCGATCGACCGGTCCATTGTTTTTGCCGCGTCGCGTTATGATAAGGGAGGGGCCGACTATCTTAACTGCCCCATGAACCGGGAGGAATACGATCGATTTTATGAAGCCCTTATGGCCGGGGAAAAGGTTCCGGCCGAGGCCTTTGAGGAGCCGAAATACTTCGAGGGGTGCATGCCGATTGAGGTGATGGCCGAACGTGGAAAAGAAACACCCCTCTTCGGCCCGATGAAACCGGTGGGTCTTGTTGATCCTCGGACGGGCAAACAGCCTTATGCCGTGATCCAGCTTCGCAAGGAAAACCGGGAGGGGACGGCCTATAACATGGTCGGCTTCCAGACGAAACTGAAGTACCCGGAACAGGATAGGATTTTCCGGATGATCCCGGGACTTGAGAAGGTGGAATTCCTCCGTTATGGAAGTGTCCACCGGAATACCTTTGTCGACGGTCCCAGGGTTCTGACGAAGAGCCTTCAGTTCAAGGAGCGTCCCGAGGTTTTTCTGGCCGGCCAGATCACCGGCGTGGAAGGCTATGTGGAATCGACGGCCATGGGCTGGATGGCCGGGCTCTTCGCCGTCGAATGGCTGGAAGGCAGGCCGATCCCCGTGCCCCCGCCGACGACGGCCCACGGGGCATTGATTACCCATGTGACGAATGTGGAATCGACGAAGTTTCAGCCCTCCAACGTGAACTGGTCCCTCTTCCCTGCACTGGAGGAAAAGGTTCGTGCCCGGAGGCTTCGACGGGAGAAACTTGCGGCCCGGGCCCTGAAAGACTGGACGGCGTACCTGCAGGAGAAGGTGCAATGA